CATTATACTAATGGAAGTAATAGTTATTCTGTCTTTTACAGATGTGCATGAATGCATCAATTTAGTTTAATTccatcaaataaaaacacagcaggctAAATGTGGGCTAATTTTAGTATGTGGGTATTTAAAGTGTATTAGATTATTCTGCCAGTTTTGAACTTCTTGTCTCATATTGGGTTTTTTTCCCCATCCAGAGTTTCTGCATGGCAAACATGCCAGATCTCTACCTTGATGTCCATGTAAGTATGACTTTTTagttagtttgttttttgtttaaattaATTGTGCATTTAAATGCGGAGTATTTGCTGCattcttttatcttttattctCACTTGATTTAAACAGCGCTAGCTTACTATTAAATTGTGTACCTCTTGTGCTTGCTTGTATTTTTGCACTTCTTGAATTGCACATTTCTCccatttgctgtatttttattgCCCTGTAAAGCAGATTGAAATGTCCTGGTGTTCGAAATGtgccaaacaaatgaaattgCCATTCCTTGCCTTCCTTTCAAATTCCTTCCTCCACACTGTTGTGAGTTATCTGGCCGTCCCAAACCTTTCTACACTGACATCTGTGGTGCTTTGACCGAACGCCTCAGCTGTAAATCATAACGGCACACAGGGACACTAATTGCTACTCATGCCGTCAGAATTCTTGCGTGATGCACAAAATGACGACCTACATCTCCCTGGTGGAGGGCCTGCGACAGCGCCGCTGCGCTTACACCAGAGAAGTGAGGAAGCTGGGTGTCACTCTGAGAcagctcttcatcatcatgtcaGAGAAATGTCACGGGGTAAGACAAGACAGATGGTCGAAATAAGCACAACACAATCAATACTACTGCTGTAGAACCATAAAGATGTCTCTATTTGTGCCATGAAGATGTTACAGGTAGAGTGCAGGGTTGAACCTTTGTTGCAGGGAGGTTGCAGGAGAAATGTTAGTAGAAGTTGTGTTGTTCCATCTGGAGGTCTTTACAGTTTATTCATATCCCTGTTTACATGGTCCTAACAGTGTCCAGGTTTCTGGTCACATGTCTGCACTTGTCTCTTGATATCTGATCAACAAATAATGTTGAGAAACCTGCATGAGATGCTTTCATGCCACAGTGTCCTGGTTTCTCCAGGTAGCATTTCCAGCTCTCTCTAACCAGGATGTGATCTTATCCAGGTTTCGTGAACCAGGATAATGTGTTTTTGGATACCCTAAAAGCCTGATTATAATCAGGATACCTGTGCTCATGTAAACACACCCACTGAGTGATAGTTATTATGACAAAGGCATTACCCTGAAACCTACTTTCTTAAATCATTCCAGGTTGTTTTCAGTCCGAAATACTTGAGCTACATTGTTGATTGTCAAGTAGAATACAGCTGTAATCCAGCACTGAGTTTGATTAAGGCTACTATACACAGACTTTCCATAATGGAGTCTTTGATAAATAAAAGAACTATCTGCTGTACGTCGTCTGAGCCGCCGCAGCCCAGcatgaaacagaaaagggaaaacagacTAACACTGATGAGATGCATTCTGACTGACTGCCGCTTAATGGATCTCTCAGTGGGTCATTTCACGGGATTAAACGGGGTTTATGATGCAGATTATGAAAAACGTTCCGTACTCTGTGGATGTTTGATCCTGCTCACCTGAACAGCGAAGGCAGACACATGTGGGCCTGGTTTGCTGCAGACCAGGCCACGATGTCTCCACAAAAGGTGACAGTTAATTCACTTTCACTACGGTCATCTGAGTTCAGCTTCAATAACAGGGAAAGGCTGAGCTCTAATTATAGACTGGAAATAGAGTAAGTGGAGTGCGAGTATGCACATGTCATACAGGTGATTATGTTCCAGTGGATTTTGTTGGTGCATGAAGAGATCCTGAATAAGGATCTCAATCATTTGCACATTTACTAAAAGACGTCTATTTCAcctgtcttttttttgcagGACTTGGTGTTCACGATCCACGACTGTGCTGCGTTGGAGCGCCGAAACGCTGGAGAGTGAAGACACACCAATGCTCGTCCTCTATGTGCTTTTTTTCAAGAGTCAGCAAAATGATTCAAAGACACAAGACTGATGTTGATTTTAAAGCTACGGTAACTGGTTTTGTTCCTAAAAAATGGACTTTGACCATCTGTTTTCTAACTGTAATGGGGTTTCCAATGAATCTGATTTATCAAACATAAATTCTCATTAAACAAATGATGAGTCAAAGGCTTATTGGTGGCTCCATGTGTTGGACTGTGGGCTTGGTTCCTTGTCGACtgtcatctccctctctctctccctctgccagtAAAGCAGAAAATGTCCATTCATGTCAAATATATGAAATCATggtctatctatctatctggtATATATTTTGTAGTATGCTCTCGTAGTCATAGGAACTGTACaaagcgtacacacacacatatataatgGTGACGTCATTAGTGTGAAGAGATTTCTGTGAACCTCTGTGGGCTTGTATGCACTTGCATCTGTTCTGTAGGGATTTACAGGAAGAGATGTGATGAAATCTCTCTTTCACAATGtctgaagattctcagtcatccaggtcaagGTGATCCAAGGATGGTTGAATCTGGGGCAGCTGGACTTTGGATCTTTAGGATCTCTTTCGCAAAGTATCAAGAATGCGAAGTGATATAAGGGAGCGTTTATGGTGaaaagtgcatttactcaagtactgtgtttaagtacaattttaagATACGTGTACTTCAGTATTTCCAGAAAATATAGACAAGACATCATCAACACAACATGACAAATTATGTTTTCCagctcaaagcaaagcaaagcatgaCACCACCCCACTGCCACCAAGCTTCCTGTCCATAATCGCCAATTCAGCAGTTAACTGTTCGGCTAATCTTTCCTTAGAACTGAGAGTGAAAATGACTCAACGACAAAGTGAATGAAGGTCAGTGAGTTTCACTGTGAGATGATTTATGCATTATGAAGGAAGACGTCACCTGACGTTCACTGACAAATATCTCAGAGCTGTCGGTGGGTACATCCTCCATCAACGTCAGCATTGTGTTTAAATGTAGATCAGCGTTAATGAGACTTGAGTTTCATTTTAAGGACAACAGTCATTTGCCCAGAGAGCAGTGGATCAGCCTAAAGACGAGCAACTGCATGTAGTGTAGAGCCAGCAGGcacaattcaaacacacagacagcagccttGTGATCTCATAGGGCTGCAAAATGAATTCATAATTGCGTCATCTACTATGTTATTGATTCATTAATTCAATGTTTATTctataaaataatgaaaaatgtcttaCAAAGAGCCTAATATCcaacataaaagcagcaaatgtgaGAAGCTGATAGAAGAACTTGTTTGGCATTAATGTTTGATAGTTCAGTCCTCCAGATAAGTGTCAGTTGATTCTTTGTTGATcgataatcatttcagctccactaatatcttcatcctctgcagctgctcctctgactCCTGGCTCACCGAGCTGAAGGCGCCACTAGAGGGCGCCACAGCACCGCCTGTACAGGTGAGGAGCAAGAGAGCCGAGCCAGCGTGTAGGAGAATAGAAACCACAGCATGATTTTAAAACTACTGATCGACACATTTAGGATTTTCATTGATGAACTCTCGCCAAAAGGCTGAGTctttctctaaaaaaaaaaaaaaacccaaacaaagcTAGGATCAATAATATCAGACATGGTGGTGATGCAGCTGGGTGTAAATTAGTGTCACAGCAGAAGTTGAGCGGCGTTGCTGATGGCACAGCTGTTGGAGCTGTCAGAGGACCCGCCCAGCGCCAACCCGGACATGAAGTCCTCTTTACCTCATCAGCGCCACACTGACGACGACGCGCTCTGTCAAAGAAACTACATTTCCATGACGGCAGCGGGAGGGTTGTTGAGTAACAAGGTGGGGCGTTTTCGAGCAGTGTGAAGCAACAAGTTgccctgacagacaggaaggcaggAGGCTACTCCATCGTGTTTCCAGCGGCAGGTGGTCACCGCGCGTCCGGCACTCACCGCGGTTTGTGAATGGGATTACGAGCGCAGAGCCTTCAGAGCTGAGATGGACGGAGTAGAATAACTTCTTTGAATCAgagctgatttctttttcttttcttgaagAAGCAGACAGTGAGGATAGGTACATCGGTAgataagtttttattttttcacggGTTTCGCGTGCGTAATGCTCTCCGCGTAGAGCCTTCTGATACCTGGCGTTTTTCTTTCCTTGAATGTCGTTGCGTTGTAAATAATGGCACTGGCTAGATTCAGCAAAATACTCCGTCTGCCCACTCTTGAAATCAAGAAGAAGGTCAAGCAGTACGAGCACGTCCATCGAGACATCAATCCGAACGACATATGGGAAATACTTGGCGAGCTGGGCGACGGCGCGTTTGGAAAAGTCTACAAGGTAAGATTTCAAAGTATCGAGGCACCTGCAAAGCAGTCGTACTAGTGAAGTGAACAACTTCCTAATCCTCTCACACTTTTTTTCTGGTAATTTGCGCACCTGTTGCCAAGTTCACTAACACTTTTTGGACAGTGTAAAGGTTTAAACGCAGCCCTGTCATCTCCTCCCATGTCCAGTCACTCTTACGTTCTCCCATAAAGATTATCAGCTTGTCTGCGCCACACCATGATGAAATATTGCCAATTATAAGCTAAAAGTCATCCACTTCCATTGTAAGTTATAGTCTCTCTATTGTGATGAACACACCTCATATATCCCTCTTTTCTTGGAATTAAGCCTGTAATTGAGGTGTGAATCGCTTCTGATCACCTGCGGACGCTTCACCATCCCACCATTGTTGGGATTGTGACTAATATCTCAGCTATGTCGCTGTTCCAGAGTTCCCCTGTAAATCAAACTCAGGTAGTCACACACTGTAGCTCTGGGTACCACGGAAGTGTTTTGCAACACAACCAGAGGATGAAACTTTGGAATAATCATTAACTGTTCTTATGTTGGTGTCCTCCTGGAGTAACGTGCTGCAGTTTTAAGTCATAGTTTTACTGAAGCGCGTGCAAAAGAGACGACCCAAATCTCATTTGCTGCAAACATCTGCAGTACAGGAGGTGTAGAGGAGTCCTCAGTCACCCACCCGACTCCTCCAACCCAGTGTGAAGCAGCCGCAGTGACAATGAAAGCCCTCTTCATTAGTTCTGTCCTTTCCTCTCAAACCTCAGCAGCACTTTTGGCTCAGAGGAGTTATTTAATCTGGATCTGTTCGCTGGTCGGTCACCTCCGAGAAGCATGGCACAGGCGCTCTGTGTCTGCACTGCCCAGCAGAGCACAGTGAAAGTCTTTGACACATCGGGGGCCTCAGTGGAAGAAGTGATGCCTTACCAGAGGGCTGCACCAAACAGAAAATGTAGTCTTTTTAGAGGACTCCACCTTATTTAGGTATTTTGCTTTTGCAGCACAGGACTGTATACACGCAGTGGAGCAATGAAGCGAGTGTAGACATAGGAGGGCGAGGTTTTGAAAGTTCATCAGTTCAGCCTTGCTTATGTAGCCACAGGTCTGAATCAAACATTGCATACGTTGTCCTCCTATAATGTATCTTTTGAGCAGAGCGAGCATGTGAGACGTCCTgtggacaacacagagaaaacaacgCAGTATAAACAAGCAGTGCTTTCATTTTGCTTCGACTGGctgaacacaaagtgctttaagtTTAAAGACGCCTCTTAGACGTCGCTTATGGTAAATACAGGAAttgtttttacagtgcagaTGCAGACGCTCAAATTTCAGCTCCAGAGTTGTTCAAACTGAAGCCGAACCAAAAGGCTCCGTTGATTTCTGGCTTATCGGTGTGTTGAACATCGCCCCACTTGAATAACTGGCAAGCTTTCTGAAATGTTATGCCTCCCAACTATGTCTTTCATATACAAATGTCAAACCTCTTAGTTggcttctgtttcctctccttgaGAGGGCCGGAGGAGGACAGCTCCACACCTGCATCTGtcaggcagagagggagcagacGACAGCCAAGAGAGGAAGTGGTGGGACTCCGTCAGGGGACAGCTTCCTCTCGCAGCTCCCGAACCTCAGAATAATCAGCTCGTCTGTGGGAGTGAAAGGCCTCAAGTGGCAAATTGCACATGTTTTCCGTTGTTAAAGTGTTTGATAGAGCAGGCGTGAGGGGGAGGAGACCCCATATCTCTGTCACAAGTTCAATCAGCTGTTTTTCAGACTCTTGGAGGCAAGAGTCAAATAGAAAAAGCCGGTTTTGAATGTGTGACAGGCAGAAGAGGAGCTTACTGATCGTCTCCTCATAAGAAGATGAGCTCTTGCCGTGTGTGCGTGGCAAGCGGCGCTGCACAGGCAGCTCCTTTTTGTTTCCAACATCTGTCTTTGAGATCGAGCGCAGACCTGTGTGATCGCGCCGCGTTGGTTCAGAGTACAGAGTGCTCCTGTCAAACTGACTCTCGAAAGGTTAATGTCACCGCTGGGAGAATAACAACTCACTTTGTTCCTTAAGGCGACTGTTGAGGACAAAtcaagcttgtgtgtgtgggtgggtgggtgtgtgtcgCAGGAACACTTTGAAAGAAGAATCTCATGAAATGCAATTACCTGCAGGTGCGactgtgcttttcttttctggcCCAAGACCAGATTTGTGTTTGTAACCTTTtgatttttgtccttttctttcttagTAAAATATTGCATAGACTTCTAACACGTTAATTTGCATGAAAGGTTAAAGTGATTTAAAgttttatgcattttttaattAACTCACAAAGAATTCAGATGAGAAGGTCATGAAGTGTAATTCACGGTTGATATTCTGTTCACTTGTGTATAAAAAAAGAACCAACCTACAGATGTGTTTAACCAGGCAGCTTAAGCACACAATTTGACAAAATAGACAGAGCCGACGCAGAGTGTTCATTTGCAGGTTCATGCTGTCAGAGCCACGCTGAAGGAGACACGTGtgcacaaacaaactgctgttgacATTCTCAGGTTTTCTGTGTCACTGCGTCACAGTATCACTGTCCGCCATCAGCGCGACGGTGTCATACAGCAGTTAGACATGGAGACGTGAAGACTGTGTTTTTAACAATGAGTTGTTACCAGTTTTTGCTACATCCTGGTACACTCTGATTGGTTCAGGCCAGGACTTAGAGTAACAGCTTTACCCTTGGACCCAGTTAAAGGAACACATTTAGCACTCTTGTCATGGATCAACAAATGGTCTAACATCTTTTCAAACTTTACTATAACCTGCTGGAGTTTGTCTTTAAGTGAACGTGTGAGAGACTGACCAtataatcagtgtttttttgaaGTGCAGTTGGTGCTATTTTTAGATTCAAATCgctgtttgatttaactgtccCATGTTTGATGCCCTGTTGTAAGTTCTTAACATCCTCCTCGAAAAGTTGCTCCATTTTATGCAGAcctaaaataacaaaatagcACAATAGgatgtctgtgtctctctctctgtcgggGCTTCATTCTCACCATAACCACTTAAGCCTCTCTGCTTAAATGACAGCAGAatgtctcacttcctgtccaccCATTGTGTCATAGgttgtgttctttgttttctgtgcagtcTGCCGACGCATGCTTGCACTTGTTGGAAAGAGCGTGTGCGTGAAGGTGTGCAGCCGCAACTGAAGCATGAAGAAGAGGAGTTGTATGGCTCCCCTCGCTAATTAACGGGCCACGTGCTGCTGAGTGCATTGCCCTGCTGCCGCTGGTGAAACGTTTCCATG
Above is a window of Chaetodon auriga isolate fChaAug3 chromosome 15, fChaAug3.hap1, whole genome shotgun sequence DNA encoding:
- the cytl1 gene encoding cytokine-like protein 1, which gives rise to MAIFNHLLLVWSLVPLALSYPFYPPTCYTKVLIMARELTQWAADLKRDHETSFCMANMPDLYLDVHNSCVMHKMTTYISLVEGLRQRRCAYTREVRKLGVTLRQLFIIMSEKCHGDLVFTIHDCAALERRNAGE